The following are encoded in a window of Streptomyces sp. 11x1 genomic DNA:
- a CDS encoding ATP-grasp domain-containing protein, which yields MQLLDTRVPAVVLRIDRNIFHHGTLGAVRSLGRAGVEVHVVADSTGSPVARSRFLREMHPPPPPGSSPREIAAALRRVATRIRRPAVLVPMDDASAVAVGRMREELAPSYLLPSPGTLPERAADKADLAALCASLDIAHPVTLVPDSPSEASDATRRLGLPLVAKWSRPWLVPAGSTLRSTVLVNSAQQARELYLRTEEAGSPLLLQAYLPPGPDRDWFFHGYADRSGAVRAGGSGRKQRAWPRGAGLTAVGCWTANPQVQALAERLTGELGYRGILDLDFRRCGATGLYHLLDFNPRPGAQFRLFSDSAGLDVVRALHLDLTHRPLRAAAPLLGRSFVVENYAPLAVLRPAPRGRELAWHDTDDPAPGRAMWSLWCRHVSRRLGERLRAVRSAPASARVARQAAAQPLIDEEKASSC from the coding sequence GTGCAGCTGCTCGACACCCGCGTCCCCGCCGTTGTGCTGCGGATCGACCGGAATATCTTTCACCACGGAACGCTGGGTGCTGTTCGTTCGCTCGGCAGAGCGGGAGTGGAGGTGCATGTAGTCGCCGATTCCACGGGAAGCCCCGTAGCCAGATCGCGATTTCTACGGGAAATGCATCCCCCGCCGCCGCCCGGGTCGTCCCCCCGCGAGATCGCCGCCGCGCTGCGCCGGGTGGCCACCCGGATCAGGCGCCCCGCCGTCCTGGTGCCGATGGACGACGCAAGCGCGGTCGCCGTGGGCCGTATGCGTGAGGAACTCGCCCCCTCCTATCTGCTGCCCTCGCCCGGCACTCTGCCCGAACGCGCCGCCGACAAGGCCGACCTGGCCGCCCTGTGCGCGTCCTTGGACATCGCGCACCCGGTGACCCTGGTCCCGGACAGCCCGTCGGAGGCCTCCGACGCCACCCGGCGGCTGGGACTTCCGCTGGTGGCGAAGTGGAGCCGGCCCTGGCTGGTGCCCGCCGGCAGCACGCTGCGCAGCACGGTGCTGGTGAACTCCGCTCAGCAGGCCCGGGAGCTGTATCTGCGCACCGAGGAGGCCGGCAGCCCGCTGCTGCTGCAGGCGTATCTGCCGCCGGGTCCGGACCGCGACTGGTTCTTCCACGGATACGCCGACCGCTCCGGTGCTGTGCGCGCGGGCGGGTCGGGCCGCAAGCAACGGGCGTGGCCACGCGGGGCGGGCCTGACCGCCGTCGGCTGCTGGACGGCCAACCCGCAGGTGCAGGCACTCGCCGAGCGGCTCACCGGTGAGCTCGGCTACCGCGGCATCCTCGACCTCGACTTCCGCCGTTGCGGTGCGACGGGCCTCTACCACCTGCTCGACTTCAACCCGCGCCCCGGCGCCCAGTTCCGGCTCTTCTCAGACTCCGCCGGGCTGGACGTCGTACGCGCCCTGCATCTCGACCTGACACACCGTCCGCTGCGGGCGGCCGCACCTCTGTTGGGGCGGTCGTTCGTGGTGGAGAACTACGCGCCGCTGGCCGTGCTGCGGCCCGCGCCGCGCGGACGCGAACTGGCCTGGCACGACACGGACGATCCCGCTCCCGGCAGGGCGATGTGGTCCCTTTGGTGCCGCCACGTGTCCCGTCGACTGGGGGAGCGGCTGCGCGCGGTCCGGTCGGCACCCGCATCGGCACGCGTGGCCCGTCAGGCGGCCGCACAGCCCCTCATCGACGAAGAGAAAGCGAGCAGTTGCTGA
- a CDS encoding glycosyl hydrolase — protein MFLQQCRARTRRPAVVAAVVAISAALASGTGFAAGTGPIAGPPAPMAATPAPTVSTLPVDPPAAQSSPKSPQTSAVAPDLTPAPLTEPSKPAPSSSSAAAPTTSSPGSERPAFGAFLDSGVRGVYAMTGLSRWLGGAELRVGHTYLPGDRWSNIEGTHRFLAPWARWRTAKDDRIFVLNVPMQERNEEGVSDAEVRSLLRQGAAGHFDHHFRALAERLVALDVPDTVLVLGWEMNGTTYTHRCGPDPTAWKSYWNRIVTTMRSVPGQEFRFDFTPSRGRDAVPWTQCYPGDDTVDIIGMDSYDQPRGVTFDEQVKEPYGLQAQVDFAKSHNKPISYPEWGLFRNGDNAEYMRRMLAWIDEHKPLYNTLTDYCPHGVWQCAGNPRSSLVYRSALFGRADEPATLPEPSVPPAPTAPTAPTAPTAPTAPTAPTAPTAPSPHRNCPPLRLGDWGEYWLGGRLCLRLDLWWRAR, from the coding sequence ATGTTTCTACAGCAATGTCGGGCCCGGACCAGGCGGCCGGCGGTCGTCGCGGCGGTGGTGGCCATTTCGGCCGCGCTGGCCTCCGGTACCGGCTTCGCAGCGGGGACGGGGCCCATCGCCGGTCCTCCCGCTCCGATGGCGGCCACCCCGGCACCGACGGTGTCGACGCTGCCGGTCGACCCACCGGCCGCGCAGTCGTCGCCGAAGTCACCGCAGACATCCGCGGTCGCTCCGGACCTCACGCCCGCACCTCTCACCGAGCCGTCGAAGCCGGCCCCGTCGAGTTCTTCGGCCGCCGCGCCGACGACCTCGTCGCCCGGCAGTGAGCGCCCCGCCTTCGGCGCCTTCCTCGACTCCGGAGTCCGGGGCGTGTACGCCATGACGGGACTCAGCAGGTGGCTGGGTGGCGCCGAACTGCGCGTCGGCCACACCTATCTGCCGGGGGACCGTTGGAGCAACATCGAGGGCACGCACCGCTTCCTCGCGCCGTGGGCGCGCTGGCGCACGGCGAAGGACGACCGGATCTTCGTCCTCAACGTGCCCATGCAGGAGCGCAACGAGGAGGGCGTCTCCGACGCCGAGGTCAGGTCGCTGCTGCGGCAGGGCGCGGCCGGGCACTTCGACCATCACTTCCGTGCACTCGCCGAGCGGCTGGTCGCGTTGGACGTGCCGGACACGGTACTGGTGCTCGGCTGGGAGATGAACGGCACGACCTACACCCATCGCTGTGGACCCGACCCGACGGCATGGAAGTCGTACTGGAACAGGATCGTCACCACCATGCGTTCGGTGCCGGGCCAGGAATTCCGGTTCGACTTCACGCCGAGCCGGGGCCGGGACGCCGTTCCCTGGACGCAGTGCTACCCCGGGGACGACACGGTCGACATCATCGGAATGGACTCGTACGACCAGCCTCGAGGAGTCACCTTCGACGAGCAGGTGAAAGAACCGTACGGGCTGCAAGCGCAGGTGGATTTCGCGAAATCCCATAACAAGCCCATCTCCTATCCCGAATGGGGACTCTTCCGCAACGGTGACAACGCCGAATACATGCGGCGGATGCTCGCCTGGATCGACGAGCACAAGCCGTTGTACAACACGCTGACCGACTACTGCCCGCACGGAGTCTGGCAGTGTGCGGGCAATCCCAGATCTTCCCTGGTCTACCGGTCCGCCCTCTTCGGCCGTGCGGACGAACCGGCGACCCTGCCCGAGCCGTCCGTGCCGCCCGCGCCCACCGCGCCCACTGCGCCCACTGCGCCCACTGCGCCCACCGCGCCCACCGCGCCCACCGCGCCCACCGCGCCGTCGCCCCACAGGAACTGCCCGCCGCTGCGCCTCGGCGACTGGGGCGAGTACTGGCTCGGCGGACGGCTGTGCCTGCGTCTCGACTTGTGGTGGAGGGCTCGCTAG
- a CDS encoding GNAT family N-acetyltransferase: MTTPYTTELVTDARAFAEVAPGWGRLYERCGAATPFQSHAWLHSWWLSYGRPGRLRLVLVREGSELVAAAPLMLRRGPVPRLVPLGGTISDYGDVLIDDERADRAAAVLAKALSSAARTALIDFREVRPGGAVEHVYERWSGPRHRLQDSLCLELPAVPMDELVSRLASGKAQRIRAKLRKLRSLGVERHVVTPDRVGPALQRLLELHRLQWQDRNVTPEHLQTRFCEHLTRSVGPMVSSGDAVVTEFRLDGDVVAVDLTLLSRRLAGGYLYGAHPRLRERKADVAVILLDACTQHAGNRRLHTLSLLRGDEPYKHHWRPESITNRRLLLARRRTAPLMSAVVGDVAVRRRGKELLRRFR; this comes from the coding sequence GTGACGACGCCGTACACCACGGAACTCGTCACCGACGCGCGTGCCTTCGCCGAAGTGGCCCCCGGTTGGGGGCGACTGTACGAGCGGTGCGGTGCGGCGACCCCGTTTCAGAGCCACGCCTGGTTGCACTCATGGTGGCTCTCGTACGGCAGGCCCGGCCGGCTGCGTCTTGTGCTCGTGCGCGAGGGCAGCGAACTCGTGGCCGCCGCGCCCTTGATGCTCCGGCGCGGCCCGGTGCCCAGGCTCGTACCGCTCGGCGGGACGATCTCCGACTACGGGGACGTCCTCATCGACGACGAACGCGCGGACCGGGCGGCCGCCGTGCTCGCCAAGGCGCTGTCGTCCGCGGCCCGCACCGCGCTCATCGACTTCCGCGAGGTGCGGCCGGGCGGAGCGGTCGAGCACGTCTACGAGCGCTGGAGCGGGCCGCGCCACCGGCTCCAGGACTCGCTGTGCCTGGAGCTTCCCGCCGTGCCCATGGACGAACTGGTGTCCCGGCTGGCGTCCGGCAAGGCCCAGCGGATCCGCGCCAAGCTGCGCAAGCTGAGGTCGCTCGGCGTGGAGCGGCACGTCGTAACGCCGGACCGGGTGGGCCCGGCGCTTCAGCGGCTGCTCGAACTCCACCGGCTGCAGTGGCAGGACCGGAACGTGACGCCGGAACACCTGCAGACACGCTTCTGCGAGCACCTGACGCGCTCCGTGGGGCCGATGGTGAGTTCCGGCGACGCCGTGGTCACCGAGTTCCGGCTCGACGGCGACGTGGTGGCCGTGGACCTGACACTGCTGTCGCGCCGACTCGCGGGCGGCTACCTGTACGGCGCCCACCCACGCCTGCGGGAACGCAAGGCCGACGTGGCGGTGATACTCCTCGACGCCTGCACTCAGCACGCGGGTAACCGGAGACTGCACACACTGAGCCTGCTGCGCGGCGACGAGCCCTACAAACACCACTGGCGCCCCGAATCCATCACCAACCGGCGGCTGCTGCTGGCCCGGCGGCGCACGGCCCCGCTGATGTCGGCGGTGGTCGGCGACGTGGCCGTGCGGCGGCGGGGCAAGGAGTTGCTGCGTCGCTTCCGATAG
- a CDS encoding lipopolysaccharide biosynthesis protein — MTDNPTRFRRQPGQAGRAGLLRPWLLLATGMLVGGLAGGAYGALKAPTYTATSYVVAVPSKNSDPTSTLGFAQAYGRASTQLAVLGDAQSSAGVSARTLRRNVRAATSPDAPMIAVSATSPRPGLASGMANAVTSALTRHANRTKDSTHVELVPFSPAVRPTEPSSASPVVTGLVGTSAGGLLGGLALLVRPKRTESDDTPILPAAVPGPAVAADVHGQL, encoded by the coding sequence ATGACCGACAACCCCACTCGATTTCGCCGGCAGCCCGGCCAAGCGGGCCGCGCCGGCCTCCTGCGGCCCTGGTTGCTGCTCGCGACCGGCATGCTCGTCGGCGGCCTGGCCGGCGGTGCCTACGGCGCGCTCAAGGCCCCGACCTACACGGCGACCAGCTATGTCGTCGCCGTACCCAGCAAGAATTCCGACCCGACCTCCACACTCGGCTTCGCACAGGCGTACGGCCGTGCCTCCACGCAGCTCGCGGTGCTCGGGGACGCGCAGTCGTCGGCGGGCGTGTCGGCACGGACACTGCGGCGGAATGTGCGGGCCGCCACCTCGCCGGACGCGCCGATGATCGCCGTCTCGGCCACCTCTCCTCGACCCGGCCTCGCCTCCGGCATGGCCAACGCGGTCACCAGCGCGCTGACCCGCCACGCGAACAGGACCAAGGACAGCACCCACGTCGAACTCGTCCCGTTCTCACCGGCAGTGCGGCCGACCGAGCCGTCGTCCGCGTCACCGGTGGTGACCGGTCTGGTCGGCACGAGCGCGGGCGGCCTGCTGGGCGGCCTGGCGCTGCTCGTGCGGCCGAAGCGGACGGAAAGCGACGACACCCCCATCCTCCCCGCGGCGGTGCCCGGCCCGGCCGTCGCCGCCGACGTACACGGACAGCTGTGA
- a CDS encoding glycosyltransferase translates to MKALHVITGLGVGGAEQQLRLLLRHLSIDCEVVTLTNPGAVADGLAADGVRVHHLGMGANHDLSALPRLTRLIRTGGYDLVHTHLYRACVYGRLAARLAGVRAVVATEHSLGDSQMEGRRLTAGVRALYLASERLGSATVAVSPAVADRLERWGVPSPRIEVVPNGIDLARFRFDASQRHHTRRRLGLPEDAYVVGGIGRLTAGKRFDVLIRAMALLPADHWLLLVGGGPEDNVLRRTAHEAGVADRVLFTGERPNVPDASSGPDVPSLAFAMDLLASPSPEEAFGLAVVEALAAGLPVLYTSCPAMEDLPAQAATGALRVRGGPVAYARAVAAVRAAGPRPRTAAEAAHHYNISHSAAQLMNVYTAAMSHSMPTSLQEAGSS, encoded by the coding sequence ATGAAAGCGCTGCACGTCATCACCGGTCTGGGCGTCGGCGGCGCCGAACAACAGCTCCGCCTGCTGCTGCGGCACCTCAGCATCGACTGCGAGGTGGTGACCCTCACCAACCCGGGCGCCGTCGCCGACGGGCTCGCTGCCGACGGAGTGCGCGTGCACCACCTCGGTATGGGCGCCAACCACGACCTGTCCGCACTCCCCCGCCTGACCCGACTGATCCGCACCGGTGGCTACGACCTGGTCCACACCCACCTCTATCGCGCCTGCGTCTACGGCCGGTTGGCCGCCCGACTCGCCGGCGTCCGGGCCGTGGTCGCCACCGAACATTCCCTCGGCGACTCCCAGATGGAAGGCCGGAGGCTGACGGCGGGCGTCCGCGCGCTCTACCTCGCCAGCGAGCGCCTCGGCTCCGCCACCGTCGCCGTCTCCCCCGCGGTGGCCGACCGTCTCGAACGCTGGGGCGTGCCCTCCCCACGCATCGAGGTCGTTCCCAACGGGATCGACCTGGCTCGTTTCCGCTTCGACGCCTCCCAGCGCCACCACACCCGCCGACGCCTCGGACTGCCGGAGGACGCCTACGTCGTCGGCGGGATCGGCCGCCTCACCGCGGGCAAGCGCTTCGACGTCCTCATCCGGGCGATGGCCCTGCTGCCGGCCGACCACTGGCTGTTGCTGGTCGGTGGCGGCCCGGAGGACAACGTCCTGCGCCGTACCGCCCACGAGGCGGGCGTGGCCGACCGCGTCCTGTTCACCGGCGAGCGCCCCAACGTCCCCGACGCCTCCTCCGGCCCCGACGTGCCCTCACTCGCGTTCGCCATGGACCTGCTCGCCTCACCGTCCCCGGAGGAAGCCTTCGGGCTGGCGGTCGTGGAGGCCCTGGCGGCCGGCCTGCCCGTGCTCTACACATCCTGCCCGGCGATGGAGGACCTGCCCGCGCAGGCCGCCACCGGTGCCCTACGCGTGCGTGGCGGCCCCGTGGCGTACGCCCGTGCCGTCGCCGCAGTGCGCGCGGCCGGCCCGCGGCCCCGTACGGCTGCGGAGGCCGCGCACCACTACAACATCTCCCACAGCGCCGCACAGCTGATGAACGTGTACACGGCAGCGATGTCCCACTCCATGCCCACCTCACTCCAGGAGGCCGGTTCGTCATGA
- a CDS encoding polysaccharide deacetylase family protein, which produces MVVPVESIGTGRRSAGRPRPVPWVAMYHSVGDCSDDPYRITVTPERLERQLAWLRRHRLRGVSLRELLAARARGKGRRLIGLTFDDGYADFLGHALPALRHWNCGATLFVLPARLGGVNEWDPLGPRKPLLSADGVRRAADAGVEIGSHGLTHVDLTRVDDATLQAEVSGSKALLTELIGAPVDGFCYPYGTIDRRAVAAVREAGYTYACAIDPGPLTGPHALPRLHIGQNDTTWRLHLKHRLHRLRRRRVEGV; this is translated from the coding sequence ATGGTCGTTCCAGTTGAATCAATCGGCACGGGCAGACGCTCGGCCGGGCGCCCCCGTCCCGTCCCGTGGGTGGCGATGTACCACTCCGTGGGCGACTGCTCCGACGACCCGTACCGCATCACGGTCACGCCCGAACGGTTGGAGCGGCAGCTGGCCTGGCTGCGCCGGCACCGGCTGCGCGGTGTGTCGCTGCGCGAACTGCTCGCCGCCCGCGCCCGGGGCAAGGGGAGGCGCCTGATCGGTCTCACCTTCGACGACGGGTACGCCGACTTCCTGGGGCACGCGCTGCCGGCGCTGCGCCACTGGAACTGCGGTGCCACCCTCTTCGTCCTGCCCGCCCGCCTCGGGGGCGTCAACGAATGGGACCCGCTCGGCCCGCGCAAGCCGCTGCTGTCAGCGGACGGTGTCCGGCGGGCGGCCGACGCCGGCGTGGAGATCGGTTCGCACGGGCTGACACACGTCGATCTCACCCGGGTCGACGATGCCACTCTGCAGGCCGAGGTCAGCGGCAGCAAGGCACTGCTGACGGAGCTGATCGGTGCTCCGGTCGACGGCTTCTGCTACCCGTACGGCACGATCGACCGCCGCGCCGTGGCCGCCGTACGCGAAGCCGGATACACCTACGCCTGCGCCATCGATCCCGGCCCCCTGACCGGCCCGCACGCCCTCCCCCGTCTGCACATCGGTCAGAACGACACAACCTGGCGGCTGCACCTCAAACACCGGCTGCATCGGCTGCGCCGGCGCCGAGTGGAGGGTGTGTGA
- a CDS encoding lipid II flippase MurJ, whose product MSMTPQTPPAPVSGTDAAAVPAARAATQGAVGTDSPAASGKFIARATLITASLSVAGALLGLVRDQALAQLFGAGIETDAFLVAWTVPEFAATLLIEDGLAIAMIPAFSLALARRAQGVSGDPVRSLVTGTLPRLALGFVAVSALIIVGARYLVEALAPGLPDPGLAADCTRLTATCVLSFGLAGYCSAALRAHRRFLAPATIYVAYNTGIITAMFLLGERWGVRSAAAGVAMGGCLMVAAQLPSLLRLFRTRGPAASGSGVEVCPMNLALISSVLIFAMCRQSQVLIERLLASTLPAGAISHLNYAQKVAQIPMTLSLMLCTVTFPVIAQALADGDTERARARVERDLALACRLVLFGAATVVACAPQIIEILFQRGAFTAQDTVATAEALRVYALGLLGQTLVGVLIRTYFSAGRPTWYPIGAMTAGVIATTWIGVATVDSGGVLAIAGANAAGITVTAVLLLVGLAQKRDGCARPESTRRAGSATGPSSFAFSTWTAARRRRPAQHGGPLGVRLRTRHVLSDLGGPLRAAVTATAAGWYASGVPGSPMLGLAVGCVTVTAVFLLLDLAMDTQGRTSALHSVGAVTRRLRHGRSS is encoded by the coding sequence ATGTCCATGACGCCGCAGACTCCGCCTGCGCCCGTTTCCGGGACCGACGCGGCGGCCGTACCCGCGGCACGGGCGGCCACGCAGGGCGCGGTCGGCACCGACTCCCCTGCGGCCTCGGGGAAGTTCATCGCGAGGGCCACCCTGATCACGGCGTCGCTGTCGGTCGCCGGGGCACTGCTCGGTCTGGTGCGGGATCAGGCACTGGCCCAGCTCTTCGGAGCGGGCATCGAGACGGACGCCTTTCTGGTCGCGTGGACCGTACCGGAGTTCGCCGCCACGCTCCTCATCGAGGACGGCCTGGCCATCGCGATGATCCCGGCTTTCAGCCTGGCCCTGGCCCGGCGCGCCCAGGGTGTCTCCGGCGACCCGGTCCGCTCTCTCGTCACCGGCACCCTGCCCCGCCTGGCCCTCGGCTTCGTCGCCGTATCCGCGCTGATCATCGTGGGAGCCCGCTACCTGGTCGAGGCGCTGGCACCCGGGCTCCCCGACCCCGGTCTCGCCGCCGACTGCACCCGGCTGACAGCGACCTGTGTACTGAGCTTCGGGCTCGCCGGGTACTGCAGCGCGGCTCTGCGGGCGCACCGTCGCTTCCTGGCCCCGGCCACGATCTACGTGGCGTACAACACCGGCATCATCACCGCGATGTTCCTGCTCGGCGAGCGCTGGGGCGTGCGATCGGCGGCGGCCGGTGTGGCGATGGGCGGCTGCCTGATGGTCGCGGCCCAGCTGCCCTCCCTGCTGCGTCTGTTCAGGACTCGCGGCCCGGCCGCTTCCGGCAGCGGCGTCGAAGTATGCCCGATGAACCTCGCCCTGATCAGCAGCGTTCTCATCTTCGCCATGTGCCGCCAGTCCCAGGTACTGATCGAACGCCTCCTCGCCTCCACCCTTCCCGCCGGGGCCATCTCGCACCTCAACTACGCGCAGAAGGTGGCCCAGATCCCGATGACGCTGTCGCTGATGCTGTGCACCGTCACCTTCCCGGTGATCGCGCAGGCGCTCGCCGACGGCGACACGGAGCGGGCCCGCGCCCGCGTGGAGCGGGACCTCGCCCTGGCTTGCCGCCTGGTGCTCTTCGGCGCGGCCACAGTGGTCGCCTGTGCGCCGCAGATCATCGAGATCCTGTTCCAGCGGGGTGCGTTCACCGCACAGGACACGGTGGCGACAGCGGAGGCCCTGCGTGTGTACGCCCTCGGGCTGCTCGGCCAGACGTTGGTGGGTGTACTGATCCGCACGTACTTCTCGGCGGGGCGGCCCACCTGGTATCCGATCGGCGCCATGACCGCGGGTGTCATCGCGACCACCTGGATCGGGGTGGCGACCGTGGACTCCGGAGGTGTGCTGGCGATCGCCGGCGCCAACGCCGCCGGCATCACCGTCACGGCCGTTCTGCTGCTCGTCGGCCTCGCCCAGAAGCGGGACGGGTGCGCCCGTCCCGAGAGCACACGGCGAGCCGGAAGCGCCACGGGACCGAGTTCGTTCGCCTTCTCGACTTGGACCGCGGCCCGTCGGCGTCGGCCCGCGCAGCACGGCGGGCCACTCGGGGTCCGCCTCCGTACCCGGCACGTGCTGTCCGACCTGGGCGGGCCGCTGCGGGCGGCGGTGACCGCCACTGCGGCGGGCTGGTACGCCTCCGGCGTGCCGGGGTCCCCGATGCTCGGTCTCGCGGTCGGCTGCGTGACCGTGACCGCCGTCTTCCTCCTGCTCGACCTGGCCATGGACACCCAGGGCCGCACATCCGCGCTCCATTCCGTAGGTGCCGTCACTCGGAGGCTGAGGCATGGTCGTTCCAGTTGA
- a CDS encoding O-antigen ligase family protein has protein sequence MSLAVAPLARRGAVLTPVLPVVAVLALLALPLDPSGEGGPGPADAMSGFLVLFCVIRLVRDRRRPLPRTAAVVLGLPVLGLAVAALGAYSPEAGVTGMGRYLQIFVLVPAAVLLLIRGLGDFRLLAWSFVALAGWQGAVGVHQYVTRTGASFQGEQIRAVGTFGPQDVMGMATVVGLGLVCAFALALGRTSVRERAVALACALALLLPLALSFSRGAWIATAVTCTVQLILAGLRRALKVAAAVVAAGVVLVGGLGVGTALLEERIESITQVADAPDQSVADRYTMWAAATDMWREHSLTGVGLKGFPEYRDTYASLTLSSGSDTDGAGAAYRRQPLLSPHSMYLLVLSEQGLLGLTAFAGSWLTLLVCALRATVRARASGPHGLGCGLVACGLLVWQLTDFAYADIGGPSTVLAAVALGMVAWWALAGNGKAQAAPAVPVRANAPESVTRCP, from the coding sequence ATGAGCCTCGCAGTGGCACCGCTCGCGCGCCGCGGCGCCGTCCTGACGCCGGTCCTTCCCGTGGTGGCCGTGCTCGCCCTGCTGGCCTTGCCGCTCGACCCGAGCGGCGAGGGCGGCCCTGGTCCAGCCGACGCGATGTCCGGATTCCTGGTGCTCTTCTGTGTGATCCGCCTCGTACGCGACCGGCGACGCCCCTTGCCACGTACGGCCGCCGTGGTGCTGGGCCTGCCGGTCCTCGGGCTGGCCGTCGCTGCCCTGGGGGCATACTCACCCGAGGCCGGGGTCACCGGCATGGGCCGGTATCTGCAGATCTTCGTGCTCGTCCCGGCGGCGGTCCTGCTGCTGATCCGCGGCCTGGGCGACTTCCGGCTGCTGGCCTGGTCGTTCGTAGCGCTCGCGGGCTGGCAGGGGGCCGTCGGGGTGCACCAGTACGTCACCCGGACCGGCGCCTCCTTCCAGGGCGAGCAGATCCGGGCCGTCGGCACGTTCGGGCCGCAGGACGTGATGGGGATGGCAACGGTGGTGGGCCTCGGCCTCGTGTGCGCGTTCGCCCTCGCGCTCGGGCGGACCTCCGTACGAGAACGGGCAGTCGCCCTCGCGTGCGCGTTGGCGCTGCTGCTGCCGCTCGCGCTGTCCTTCAGCCGGGGCGCCTGGATCGCGACGGCTGTGACCTGCACGGTGCAGCTGATCCTGGCCGGGTTGCGGCGCGCGCTCAAGGTGGCTGCGGCCGTAGTCGCGGCGGGCGTGGTCCTGGTGGGCGGACTCGGTGTCGGCACAGCGCTGCTGGAGGAGCGGATCGAGAGCATCACGCAGGTCGCCGACGCCCCCGACCAGTCCGTCGCCGACCGGTACACGATGTGGGCGGCCGCGACCGACATGTGGCGCGAACACTCACTGACCGGCGTCGGGTTGAAAGGGTTCCCCGAGTACCGGGACACGTACGCCTCGCTGACGCTGTCGTCGGGCAGCGACACCGACGGCGCGGGGGCCGCGTACCGGAGGCAACCGCTGCTGTCACCGCACAGCATGTACCTGCTGGTGCTGAGCGAACAGGGCCTGCTCGGGCTGACGGCGTTCGCCGGAAGCTGGCTGACGCTGCTGGTGTGTGCGCTGCGGGCGACCGTGCGGGCACGCGCGTCGGGGCCGCACGGCCTCGGCTGCGGGCTGGTCGCCTGCGGACTGCTGGTCTGGCAGCTCACCGACTTCGCGTACGCCGACATCGGCGGCCCCTCCACCGTGCTGGCCGCCGTGGCCCTCGGGATGGTGGCGTGGTGGGCGCTGGCCGGGAACGGCAAGGCGCAGGCCGCCCCGGCGGTTCCGGTACGCGCGAACGCGCCTGAGAGCGTGACGCGATGTCCATGA